The following is a genomic window from Serratia ficaria.
TACGCCGCCAGCATCATGAGCAGCCCGGGTTACAACGGCAGCGCCGTCGGCAGCCTGGATAACGCCGCCGCGTTCTATGCTCTGGGCGAAGTCGAAAACAACTGGCTGGCGATCTCGGCGATCCGCGACGGCGACCTGATCGGCTATATCCAGAAAAACGCCGGGGTGCCGGAGGCGCGTTACAAATCGACGCTGCGCAAGGACCTGCCGCGCCGCGCCCGCGCCGCCAGACAAGACTGCGTGAAAGTCGGCGGTGACAGCAAGGCCTGCAAGAACGCCGGCTCAGCCACCTGGATCCTCCAGTAGTTCACCCATGGGTGACGGGACTCCCCACGATGACAAAACCAATCGCCTCCCGCTGGTGCGGGATGTTATTCCTGATGCTGGGCGCGCTGGCGCTCAGCGGCTGCATGTCTTCCGCCAAAAGCGTACCTTCGCGCTATAGCCTGAACTTCGACGCCGACCCCCGGGTC
Proteins encoded in this region:
- the tagV gene encoding type VI secretion system accessory protein TagV codes for the protein MKTRITLTLLTALTLAGCSSPPPPPPALDNDAIVSSEVNGVKLQHRAAVAAPKQFKPIGEEYRSLYAASIMSSPGYNGSAVGSLDNAAAFYALGEVENNWLAISAIRDGDLIGYIQKNAGVPEARYKSTLRKDLPRRARAARQDCVKVGGDSKACKNAGSATWILQ